In Microbacterium sp. zg-Y818, the genomic window CTCGCGGCTCAGTCTGCGGCGGGCGGTGCGACGAACCACTCGCGGGAAGGCCGTCGTCCAGAACGGCAGATCGAGCCACACCAGCAGGTCGGCGCGGGCTGCCAGCAACGGGCGGACGGTGCGATACTGCCACTCCGTCACCCAGGAGTCCTGAGCCACGAGGTCCCGCACATCGTCGAGGAACTCGGCCCGCGGCATCCAATTCGGCCCGTGGAAGAGCGAGTCGATCTCGGTGTGCGTCACCTCGGCGATATCGGCGATCCGGCGCGCGAGTGTGGTCTTGCCGACACCCGCGACGCCCGCGATCAGGATGCGGCGAGGGCACCGCGGGAGCTGGTCGACGGAGGTCAGCACGCAACGATGCTATGGCGCCTTCTGTTCGGATCGCGGGGGTGAACCTGGTGCGCCCCCGCGATCATGACGCGAGCGCCGGCTCAGTCCTCGACGACTCGCACGATGACCTCGATGTTGCCGCGCGTCGCGTTGGAGTACGGGCAGACCAGATGCGCGGCATCCGCCAGCGCCTGCGCCTGGTCCGCGGGCAGGTCGGGGATGACGACCTCGAGCTCGACGGCCAGGCCGAAGCCGCCCTCGCCGTTCGAGCCGATGCCCACGCGCGCACCCACGCTCGTGTCGTGCAGCGCGACCTTCTCGTGGCGGGCGACGCTCAGCAGTGCGCTGTGGAAGCACGCCGCGTAGCCCGCCGCGAACAGCAGCTCGGGGTTGAGGGCGCCTCCCGGACCACCCATCTCCTTCGGCACGCGAACGTCGACATCGAGCATTCCGTCGGCAGTTGCCACGTGGCCGTTGCGGCCGTCTCCGGTGGCGAGGGCCTCCGCGGTGTAGATCGTTTCCATGATGAACCTTTCTTCGATGTGGCGTTTCAGGGTCGGATGAGAATGTGCGGCGGGCGTCAGGCGGATGCCGCGGTGTTCGAGGCCTCCACCGCGTCGGTGTAGGCGCGAAGATTCACGACCAGGGCCTGCGCAGTCGCGGGCGAGACCGACATGCAGCGAAAGACCTCGCCCGGCACGTGTGCGAGTTCGGTGCGCAGTGCGCGGCCGGATTCGGTGAGGCCGATCGTGACGACTCGGGCATCCTCGCTCGATCGGGTGCGGGCGACGTGCCCCAGCTTTTCGAGGCGCGAGAGCAGGGGCGACAGCGTGCCCGAATCCAAGGCCAGGTCGCGGCCCAGGTCGCTCACCGTGAGCGGCTCGCGCTCCCACAGCTCGAGCAGCACGAGGTACTGCGGGTACGTCAGACCCCAGGGCTTCAGCAGCCGGCGGTACACCTGGGTAGTCGCACGGCTCGCCGCATACAGCGAGAAGCACAGCATCCCGTCGATCGCCCGCTCCCCCGCGTGCTGCGCATCAGTCATGGGTGAAGCATTGCACGCAATTGAGTTGTGCACAATGCATTTGCGCCTCGCTCCGCCAGTCGCCGTCTAGTCACCCGCCATCGCCCGCAGCGCCTCGAAGAAGTCCCGCCCTTGGTCGAAAGAATGCTGTCCGAGACACAAGACTCGTTGGACCGCTATGTCGAAGTTGGACCCCGCTGCGCTGAGGGCGCACCGCGAAACGATCGCTCGGGGCAGGACGCCCCGCGCGGGCCGGGGAAACGGCTCAGCTCGCGACGTAGATGGAGTTCGCCGACCGGCCGCCGGTCAGGGCGTTGTCGAACGAGACCACCTCGCCCCGCACGTTCTCGAACGCGCTCTCGAGGACGGTGATGAACGCCGGGTCCGGGGGATCGTCGGACCACAGCGCGAACACGCCGCCCGGCGCGAGGTGTCGACGCATCCGATGGATGCCATCGGGCGTGTAGAAATCGGCGTGGGCCGGATTGAGGTGGTGCACCGGCGAGTGATCGATGTCGACGAGGATCGCGTCGTAACGACGGGGGACCTCGTCGGATCGCATGAGAGCGAAGAAGTCGGCGAGTTCCATTCTGAGCCGCGGGTCCGCGGTGAGCTCGCGCGAGATCGGCAGGAGCGCCCGGCGGTGCCAGTCGACGACGGCATCGATCGCCTCGACGACGGTGAGCGAGCGCACGCGGTCGTGCGTGAGTACGGCCTGCGCGGTGTACCCGAGGCCGAGCCCGCCGACGAGCACATCCAGGTCGTCGCCCCGGACGGGGTCGAGGCCGAGATGCGCGAGCTCGATCTCGGCGACCGTGAAGTGCGTCGACATCAGGTGCTCGTCGTTCAGGATCGCCTCGTACACGTCCTCGTTCAGCACGGGATCGAAACGACGCCGGAGGGTCACCTCGCCGAGGGGCGTCCGCTGCCAATCCAGCTCTTCGAATCGTGCGTTCACCACGGCACTCCCGCGATACGTCGCCCACTGAATTCGGTCATCGGTCGAGCGTAACCGGCATCCTGTTGCGCGACCGACCCGGGGCGGGTGACCGTCATCGTCATCAGCCAGGTCTGGTTTCGATGATCCCTCTCACCGACTGGGATGGTACGGGCGCATCTTCTACCCCTTCCCGTTCGGATCCGTTGATCTCGAGATCACTCCCCTGCCGCCTTCCTGACCGCGTGAGTGGTGATCTGAAGCACGTCTAGGCTCATGCGCCTCAGCCGCGACGAACAGGCTGCTGCAGCCCGGTCACCCAATCGGCTTGGTTCTCCGATTCCGCCCGGACGTAAAGTTCCCGACACGGCCCGGATTGAACGAGCCCGCGAGCGAGGATTTCCGTGTGGATCGCATGCCAGCTCTCGGCGATGCGGTCCATCGAGCCGAGATGGATGCCGCAGACGGCAGCTTCAGCAGCGGGCAACTCGACGATCTCGAAGCTATCGCGCGCGGGGCCATCGCATCCGTAGCCGGCGATGATCTGCATGCCGTCTTCGACCGTGTCGTACTGCGCGATCGGCTCAGCCAGCGCTCCGCACTCATCACCGATGATCTCGGCGACGGCATCGAAGGCGGGGCCCACGGCACTCGCTACCTCGGTTTGATCTGCGACGACCGCACGGCGGGCCGCGAGGCGCACAGCGGGCAGGGACTTTTCGATGATCTCGATATGGGACATGTGGTTCTCTTTCTCGATGAGTCGGAGGCGCCGTTCCACGTCGATGAGTCGGCCGGCAGCGATGCGGCGTTCCTGCTCCACCTCAGCTCGACGAATTCGCAACAGAGCCGCGATGCGTTCCGCATCGACTCCGCGGTCCAGGATCGACGAGATGTCGTCAAGACCGAAGCCGAGTTGGCGCAGCGCGACGATTCGGTGCAGACGCGCGAGTTGTGAGGGGTCGTAAGAGCGGTAGCCGCTGGACTCATCCACGTGAGCGGGTTCGAGCAGACCGGCGGTGTCCCAATGCCGCAGCATCCGATGGGTCACCTGGCCGATCTGCGCGAAGGCTCCGATGGACAACATGTCTCAGTTCTCCCGCCTTCCACAGTGTCAGAGTCAAGTTTCGGCCTCGAATCCGCAGCAAGCCAGCCGAACCAGTCCGCTCATCCTGTGACTCTAGGGCTCGAAAGAGGGGCCGGGCCAGCGAGCTGTCGTGCGAACTCATGGCGTCCCGTTGCATGGCGCGACAGGCGCGATACTGGGGGCGATGTCAGACGAGCGAGGGCGACGAAGCGGGGGGTTCCGGCGATTCTGGGCCGCCAACACCCTCAGCGCGTTCGGGTCCACCGCCACCGCCGTGGCCTTGCCTGTGCTCGTCGTCCAAGGGCTCCACGCCGACCCCATCGAGGTCGGCATCGTCAATGCGGCGCAGTTCGTTCCCTATGCGCTCTTCGGACTGATCGCGGGCGTCTACGTCGACAGGTGGCGTCGACGTCGCACCTTGGTGGTGGCCAGCCTTGGACGCGCACTCGCCTTGGCCATGATCCCCCTCTTGTGGGCGCTCGGGTGGCTTTCGATCTCGACCCTCGTGGCGCTGCTGCTGCTCTTCGGCACCTTCTCCGTGTTCGGCTTCGCGGCGTCGCAATCGCTGCCGCCTCGCCTGGTCGCCCGAGACCGTCTGCTGCGCGCCAACGCGCAACTCGATCAGGGCGAGGCTGCCGCGCAGACGCTCGGTCCGACGCTCGCCGGCCTGCTCGTGCGGTGGCTCGGAGCGCCGATGGCTTTGCTGATCGACGCGGTGACCTACGTCGTTGACGCCATTCTCGTCGCAAGCATCCGGATCGAGGAGAAGCCCTCTCGCATACGGGGGCGCGTGTTCCGAGACATGCGCGAGGGCCTGTCTGCAACCTATCGGCATCCTGTCTTGCTGCCGCTCTCGATTTCCACCCACGTGTGGTTCGTCGCGAACGCAGCCTCACTGACGGTTCTGTCGTTGTTCGCCCTGCGCACCCTCGAGCTCGACGCAGCGCTCTTCGGTCTCCTCCTCTCGACCGTCGGCGCCGCGACGCTCATCGGGGCGTCATTCGCCGAACGGCTCGGCATCCGCTTCGGAGAGGGCGCGACGATCACGGGCGCCCGACTGATCTATCCCCTGGCGTGGATCGCTGTCGGCCTCGTCCCTCTGGTTGGCGGGCCGGGCGAAATCGTTCTGCTGTTCGCCGCTCTGGCAGCCGGAGGTCTTGCGGGCGGCGTCGAGAACGCGAACGAGATGAGCTATCGCCAGCGAGCCGTGCCTGACGGGCTGCTTGGCCGCATCAACGCCACCGGGCGATCGGTCAACCGCACCGCAGGAGCGGTCGGAGCGGTGCTGGGCGGGGTGCTCGCCTCAGCCATCGGGGTGACCCAGTCGATCTGGGTTGTCGCCGGTGTATTCGCCTTCGCCGCCCTCATCGCAGTCCTCTCACCGCTGCGCTCCGCTCGCGCGTGATCCGCTGCTGTCGGGTGTCACGGGCCAGTCGCCAGTCCGGCGCCTGTTGCAGGGGCGGTCCCCTCCCGGAAATGCGGCACGATAAAAAGTGTCTCGCCGGCGTCGCGGCCTACCCGGTCCCGGCGGCGGGCGTGACGTGACTGTGCGCGCACAGCCAGCGAGTGTCGTCGCGGACGAATACGTCCGTAGTCCATTCGTCCGCGTGGAAGGTAGCCCCGCCGAAGTGCGCGGTGTTGACTACCCGAGCAACGACGATCGCGACGTCGTCGTGCAACCGGACGTCCACGGGACCTGTCGCGCGCATGACGGAATGGGTGAGCGCACCCGAGCGCACCAGGTCGAGGAACACCTGCCTCGTGGTGACACCGTCACCGTCGATCAGCCTCCATTCGGGGTGCAGGCAGGAGGCGATGCGGTCGGCGTCGTTCGACACGATCGCCTCGGCAAACCGCGCGGCGATCACTCCGATGTCGGCTGCGCCCTCGTCCGGGCTCGTCACCCGCTCACGCTAACCCCTTCCGCACTCATGTGCTGCAGATCGGCTGGCGAAAACCACAGGTCGGTTGTCACGACCACAGAATCAGGGGCAGGAACTACAGATGGCTTGTCATCGGACAGCTACCCGGGGCTGCGGAAGTGATCACAAAAAGGTAACGACGAACTCTTGTGTGCCGTTATCTTTCCGTTATAGAGTGCTCGCACGGTAGTTGTTTTGCTGTGGCAGCTACCGGCATGTGATTGCAGGACACTCTTGGTGCAGGGACAAGGGCCGGTCGGAAGCCTCTCCGACCGGCCCTTACTCTTGCCCGCCTGAGGCTGCCTCGCACCCCATGAGCGGACGCCTATTCCTCCACAGGCCGCTCCCGTCGGAACTTGTCCACAATGTCGATGAGACCTGGGGTTTAACCGCCCGCAATGTCGGAGGGTGGCGCGAGAATAGGCGCATGAACAGCTCCCCCGCCACCTTCTCGGATGCCGCGCTCGCGACATCCGACGTCGTGGTGGAGATGCTCGACACCGACCGGCAGATCGCCGCGCTGCAGGCCCGGCAGCTGGCGCTGCTCGGTCGAGCCGGCGCGATCGCGGCAGAACAAACCGCACGCATCCCGATCGGCGCGCAGCGCGAGCGGGAGATGCCGTTGCGATCCATCGCGGCCGAGATCGGTGCCGCGCTGCGGCGGTCCGACCGTGGAATGCAGAACCGCATCCACGAGGCGACCACCATGCTCGCGCAGTTCCCGAGCACCGTGCAATCGTTGCGGGAGGGCCGGATCGACATCGCCCACCTGCGGGTGATCGGCGAGGCGGGATCGCGGCTCACCGATCCGGAGGCACGGGCGGTCTTCGAGCAGGCGGCGCTGGCCGTCGCGGAGCGAGAGACCGCGGCGCGCGCGAAGCCGATCATCACGATGCTCGCCCATCGAATCGACCCCGTACCGTCGGCAGGCCGGCACGCGACCGCGGCGGCCGGCCGCCGCGTCTGGGTACGGGACCTCGATGACGGCATGGCAGAAGTGGTCGCGCTGCTGCCGGCGCCCCTCGCGCACGGCATCCGGGACCGCGTCACCCAGTACGCGCGCACGCTCCTCGAGCAGGCGAACAGCGGCGACCCGGCCGGCGGCCACGACTCCGCTCCGGCAGACACCCGCACGATGGACCAACTCCGCGCCGACGTCTTCACCGACCTGCTTCTCACTGGCCACGCCAGCGCGGCGGCATCCGACGACACGATCTGTGAAACCGACGCGATTGTGGCGCGCATCCAGCTGACCGTGCCGTCCGCGACCCTTGCGGGGCGCGAGGTGCCGGCCAGCCTCCAGGGGCACGGCCCCATCGATGCAGCCTCCGCCCGCCATTACGCGTCCACCGCCACGTCGTGGGATCGCCTGTTCGTCGACGCCGCGACCGGGAACGTGGAGGATGCCGACCGCTACCGGCCATCCCGCGCCCAGCGCCGATTGCTGCGCGGACGCGATGAGCACTGCCGATTCCCCGGCTGCCGGGCGGCGGTGTGGGCGTGCGACATCGACCACACGATCGACTTCGCCCGCGGCGGACCCACCCGGCCGTGCAACCTCGCGCACCTGTGCAAACGACACCACACGCTCAAACACCACACCGCGTGGTCAGTCGAACAGCGGCCGGACGGGGTGTTGGTGTGGACCAGCCCGGGCGGCCGCGTGTATTCCGACATCCCGCAGCGCGTTCTCGAGTTCAGCGCCGCGACCCGCAGCGGCGCACCGCCACCGTTCTAGACCGTGGCCTTTCCCTTGCCCGCGTCACGACGCGGACCGCTCGACCCGGCGCGCAGTCGCGTGGCGATCGCCGCGCCGCCCGACTCCGGCGAGACCAGTCAGACGCGCGGCGGTGGAGGCGGCGCATCGAGGGCGCCCAGAATCCGCACCAGCGCCTCACGCATCTCGGCACGGTGGGGCTCGGCGAGATCCGTCGTGAACGGCACGCCGGCGGGTATCCACGACATCCCGTACATCGTCTCGCGCCAGTCCGCGCCGCCGACGGGCCACCGCGTGCGGTCGACATCCTCCGCCGTCGCCCCCTGACCCCACTGTCCGAACGACGCGCGCATGGTGTCGATCGGCAGCTCCATCACCACGTCCGTCTCCACCGGCTGACGCACCCACGACCGGGCGACCGTGATGAACTCGTCGACCTCCTCCGGGGTGAGCGGGCGCGGCTCGAAGAGCACGCGCGTGTGCTCGACGTCCGAGAGCCGGTCCACACGGAATGTCCGCCAGTCGTCGCGCTCGATATCCCAGCACAGCAGGTACCAGTGCCGGTCGGCGGGAGCCAGGTAGTGCGGCTCGACCCGGCGGTGCGTCGTCTCGCCCGCCGCCGATGTGTAGGTGAAGCGCACCCGTTCGCAATCCCGGCACGCGAGCGCCAGCTCGCCGAGCACCGCCGTCGAAGCCGCCTCTCCCCCGCCGATGCGGACGGGATGCACGGTGTCGGCGAGCGCCATGACCCGTCGGCGCAACGCCGCAGGGAGCACCTGCTCGAGCTTGGCCAGCGCCGTCAGCGCCGTGTCGGCGCCACCGATCAGGCGCTGCGTCGCCGCGATGCGCAGGCCGATCGCCATCGCGACGGCCTCATCGTCGTTGAGCAGCAGCGGCGGCACCGCACTCCCCGCCTCGAGCCGATAGCCGCCGGCCGCGCCCGGCGAGGACTCGATGCGGTAGCCGAGCTCCCGCAGCCGCTCGACATCGCGGCGCACTGTCCGCTCGGTCACGCCGAGGCGCTGGGCGAGCTCGGACCCCGGCCAGTGCCGGTGCGTCTGCAGCAGGTTCAGCAGCTCCAGCGCACGAGAGGTGGTGTCGGACATGTCCCGAAGTCTGCCCGACAATGCGGACCGGATGTGTCCGCAACGGCGCGTACGGTCGGCGCATGTCGAACGAACCCATCCTCGAAGCGCGGGGACTCACCAAGCGCTTCACAGTCAAGAAGAAGACCGTCGCGGCGGTCACCGACCTCACGTTCCAGGTCGCCGCCGGCGAACTGGTCGCCTTTCTCGGCCCCAACGGTGCCGGAAAGTCCACGAGCCTGCGCATGCTGACGACGCTGCTCGCCCCGACCGAAGGCACCGCGCGCGTCGTCGGGCGCGACATCCTGCGAGACCCCGCCGGTGTGCGCGCCCGCATCGGCTACGTCGGACAGCTCACCAGCGGCAGCTTCGCACAGCGGGTGCGCGACGAGCTGCTCAGCCAGGGCGCGTTCTACGGGCTCTCGCGCACCGCCTCGGTCACGCGCGCCGACGAGCTCATCGAGTCGCTCGACCTCGCACCCTTCGCGTCGCAGTCTGTCCAGCAGCTCTCGGGCGGCCAGAAGCGGCGCCTCGACATCGCGCTCGGGCTCATGCACGCGCCGCCCCTGCTGTTCCTCGACGAACCCTCCACAGGGCTCGACCCGCAGAGCCGGGCGAACCTCTGGCAGCACATCCTCGACCTGCGCACCACGCACGGCACGACGGTGTTCCTCACGACGCACTATCTGGAGGAGGCCGACCGGTACGCCGAGCGGGTCATGGTCATGGACAGCGGGCGCGTGATCGCCGACGACACCGCCGCCCGCATGAAGGCGGAACTGGCCGGTGACCTGCTCACCCTCGGCTTCGAGGGGCGTGCAGACGCGGATGCCGCGCTGCCCGTGGTCGGACGCCTCACTGACCGCGACGTGCAGCGTCAGGACGCGGCATCCCTCACCCTCACCGTGCCCGACGGCGACCGGCTGCTGCCGGCGGCGATCCGCGCGCTGGACGAAGCGGGCATCGCCGTCACCCGCGCCACGGGCGTGCCGCCCACCCTCGACGACGTCTTCCTCGCGCTGACCGGACGCACCCTGCGCGACGCGGGAGAGGGCGCGGCAACCGGCGAGACCGAGACACCGCAGGCGGCCACCGCCGCCCAGCCGACAGGAGCCGCACGATGACCGCCACCACCGCCCGACCTGACACCGCCGTGCGCCCCCACGCCGCGCGCGACACGTGGCACGTGCTCACCCGGGAGCTCCGCCCGGTGGTGCGCGACCCGTTCACGCTCATCTTCAGCCTCGTGCAGCCACTGGTCTTCCTCGGGCTGTTCGCGCCGCTGCTGATCGGCACCTCCGGCGCGCCGGCATCCGAGACCCTGCAGTGGTTCGTGCCTGGGGTGCTGGTGATGATCGTCCTCTTCGGCACCGGCGCGACGGGCTCGAACCTGCAGTACGAGATGATGACCGGCTCGCACGAACGCACGCTGGTGGCGCCGCTGGTGCGCTCGTCGCTGCTTGTCGGCCGCGCTCTCAAGGAGATCGTGCCGATCCTCGTGCAGGCCCTGCTCATCGTGCTGATCGCGTGGCCGTTCGGCTTCTCGATCCACCCGATCGGCGTCGTGGTCGGCCTTGCTCTGCTCGCGGTGTTCGGCGTCGGGCTGGGGTCGCTGTCGTATGCGCTGGCCCTCGCGACCCGCGACAGGGAGTGGCTCTTCTGGGGCGTGCAGCAGACGCTGATCTTCCCGTTGCTGATCCTGTCGGGCATGCTGCTGCCCCTCGACGCCGCGCCGGGATGGATGCGGGCGGTCGCCACCGTGAATCCGATCAACTGGGTCGTGCAGGCCGAGCGCGCACTGTTCGCCGGGGATGTCGGCAGCGGCCCGGTTCTCTGGGGTTGGGTCGCCGCCTTGGCACTTGCGGCGGTCGGGCTCGCCGTCGGCATCCGCGCGATGCGCCGCAGCAGCTGACCGCCGGGGGCAGGGTGCGTCAGACGCCGCCGCCTCCGCCGCCTCCGCCGCCCCCGCCTGCGGAGCCACCGCCGGACGAGCCGCCCGACGTCGACGACGACGACATCGCGGCGCTCGACAGCGAGGCGATGCTCGACGAGAACGCGGCGGCGTTGAACGCCGCGGAGCCGTAGTACCACGATGGGGTCACCCCGGCGTCTCCGTAGTAGACCATCAGCTCATCAGCCCACTTCTTCTCCTGCCCGAAGACGACGGCATAGGGCAGCAGCGTCTCGTACAGGTGGATCATCTGCCGTGGGTCGCCGACGTCGACGGGGCGCCGCTCGGCACCCATCGGCGATTGCAGCATGCGGATGCGGTCCGCCTCCGCCCAGTCGATGAAGATCTTCAGGCCCGCCAGGTGGTCACGCAGCTCCGCACCGGCATCCGTCAACGGCCGGTGGAAGACCAACCCCATTCCGAAGGCCAGCACGATCCCCGCCACCACCATGAGCACCAGCGGCACCAACACGTTGACGGATGCCGCGATTGCCAGCATCCCGAAGAGGATCACGAGCACCGTCCCGGCGAACAGCGCCGCCGCGGGCCACGTGCGCACGCGCCCGGGAACCGACCGATACACCCCTCGCTTCTTGAGCTCGACTCCCGCCGCCTTGAGGATCTTCGAGGCCACGCCCGACAGCCGCGTGTCCTGCTTGCCGAACTCGAAGGTCGCACCGGGCCGCGCGCCCTTGCCGAACAGCCCGTCGAGCAACATGCGGCCGTCGCGGTCCGCCCGAGAGCGATCGACCAGCTCCACCTGCAGCTTCGACCCGCCGAATGCGCGTTTCGATCCCTCCACGATGCGGAGGGACCCCACGATGGCCTGCTCGAGCACCTCCGCCGGAATGGCCTTCGACGTCTTGCCGAGCATGACGGCGCTCTCCAGGGCATCCACCCCCGGCGGGGGCGTGAACTCCGCGATGACCGTCGGGCGTCCGGGAGCGTCGCGCAACCAGCGCCGCCGCGTCCAGACCGCGAAACCGAACGCCCCGGCCATCCCGAGCGCAGACGCTGCCTGCGCCCAGCCCCACCCCGACGCGAAGTACGACGAGTCGAACAGCACGAAGGTGTCGGGGTCGAATCCGACCGCGATGGTCATCGTCTCGTAGGGAGCAAGGTCTACGGCATCCGCCGTTACGGTCACAGAGCCGTCCTCAGCAGTCACCGCTTGAATCTCGCACTGTTGCGTGACGCCCTGGTCGCCGACATAGCAGGATTGGCGGCCCGTGAGCGCTCCGGCGAGATCGGCATCCATGTGGAGGGTCGCCGTCACCTCGCCGAACGGCTGCAGCCAATCGACGCCGTTGACGTCCCAGTAGAATTCCTGGCCACCGTCGTCGAAGGTCCAGGTGACGTTTTCGAGGTCGTAGGTGAAAACGAAGGTCTGCTCGCCACGCAGGTAGTCGTCGGCGCGCGAGACCATCTCGAAGACGCCGTCGTCACTGTCGCTCTCGGCCGGCCGCTCGACGCCGGCCTCGTCGGTGATCGAGATGAGCCTCGGGTTGAGCGGCTGCCCGTTGTACGACGTCGGGATCGCGCGCCGCACTCCGCGGTTCTGGTCGGCGTCGGGGAAGACCGCGACGAACGTCTCCACCACGCGCAGCCGGCTCGTGCCGTCCTCGGCGCGGGTGAGGGTGTAGTCGACGTCGAGGCTGTCGAAGGTGAAGTCGTCGACGTCAGCCGCCACCGGGCCGAGCGCTCCGGCGGACGCTGCGAGCCCGACCAGGAGCAGGGCGAACGTCAGCGCGATCCTTCTGGAAACGTGCACCATGCGTTCAGCCTATGGGCGCGCTGCGGGCCTGTCCGCCGCTGCGCCCGGTCGCTCGCACCGTCGGGGCTACAGTGGTCCCCATGACCGACCGACGCCTCGCCGTGGATGCCTGGGAGGCGCTGTTCCGGGCTCAGTACGAGGTGTTCCAGGAGATCAGCAACGACTTCGACGGATCGGGGCTGACCCAGGCGGAGTACGACGTGATGCTGACGGTGACCCGGTGCGAATCGGGCGCGCGGCTGCGCGAAGTCACCGCCAACATGCTCATCAGCCAGCCGAGCGTCTCGCGCCTGGTCGACCGCATGGTGTCACGGGGACTCCTGACCAAATGCGCCGACCCCACCGATGGGCGCGGGGCCGTGCTCCAGGCGACACCAGAGGGCACCGCGATGTTCCGCCGTCTGGCCACCCGCCACGGACAGTCGATCGCCGCCCGCATGTCGGTGCTCGACGACGACGAGCTGCGGCAGCTACGGGACCTCGCGACGAAGCTGCGCGGGGTCTGACGCAGACGCCGCGCTCAGGGCGTCCGGCGCCGCAGGGTCAGCGGGGCGAGCACGAGGAAGCCGACAGCGAAGGCCACGACGACCAGCAGCGGACCCCACAGGTCGCTGCCCTCCTCGCCTGCGGTCACCGCGTTGATCGCATCGACTGCGTAACTGAGGGGAAGCCAGTCGCTGATCGCGTACAGCACGTCGGGCATCTCATCGCGGGGCATCAGCAGCCCACCCAGGATGATCTGCGGAAAGACGAGCAGCGGCATGAACTGCACGGCTTGGAACTCGGTTCGGGCGAACGCGCTGGCGAGCAGCCCCAGCGCGGTGCCGAGGACGGCGTCGACCACGGCGACAAGGCCCAGCTGCCAGAGCGGACCTTCCACGCTCAGTCCGCACACCCCGACCGCGAACCCCACCGTGACCACGGCCTGCAGCGCCGCCATCGCGCCGAATGCCAGGGCGTAGCCCAGGATGAAATCCCCCTTGCCCAGCGGGGTCGCCATGAGCCGCTCCAGCGTTCCCGACCGACGCTCCCGCAGCGTCGTCACCGAGGTGACCAGGAACATCACCACGAACGGGAAGAGCGCCAGGATCGGGCCGCCGAAGGTGTCGAACACCCCTTCCCTGTCGGCGAAGAGCCAGGAGAACAGCCCGACCAGCAGACTCGGCGCCACCAGCATCAGCGCGATCGAACGGGGGTCGTGACTGAGCTGACGCAGCACCCGCGCCGCGGTGGCCAGCGTGCGCCCCGGGTTCACACCGCGCCCCCGTGGCGGCCGCGACGGCGATGCTCGCGCCGCAGATGCCCGCCCGCCCGTGCCGGGCCGCGCTCGATGAGCGTCAAGAAGGCCGCATCGGGGTCGGTCGCGCCAGTGGCCTGGAGGAGCCCCTGCGGCGTCGTCTGCGTCAGCACGCTTCCGTCGTGGATCAGCGCGACGTCGTCGCACCGCATCGCCTCGTCCATCACATGACTCGACACGATGAGCGTCGCACCGGCATCGGCCAGGCGCCGGAAGATCGCCCACAGACTCTGCCGCAGCACCGGGTCGAGTCCCACGGTGGGCTCGTCCAGCACCAGCACATCGGGCGAGCCGAGCATGGCCACGGCGAGCGAGACCCGGCTGCGCTGCCCGCCTGACAAGCGACCTGCCGGCTGCGTGCGCTGGGCGGTGAGGTCGACATCGGCCATCACGCGTGAGACATCGGATGCCGTCGCGCCGAGCAGCCGCGCGGCGTAGCGCAGGTTCTGCTCCACGGTGAGGTCGTCGTACACCGAGGCACCCTGCGTCGCGTACGACACCCGGCGCCGCAGGGCGACGGAGCCTGCCGGCTCGCCCAGAACGGTGACGCTGCCTGCGGCCACGATCTGAACCCCCACGATCGCCCGCATGAGCGTCGTCTTGCCGCCACCGCTCGGCCCGAGAAGGCCCGTGATGCGCCCGCGCGGGATGCGCATGTCGAGACCGTCGAACACCGTGGTGCGGCCGCGCTTCACGACCAGGCCCTGCACCTGCACTGCGGCATCCGGGTCCGTCCCCATACCCCTATCGTGGCCCGGCCCCCGCCCAGGCGCGAGAGGTGCGAGGGGCGAGTCACCAGCGGTTGTGCAC contains:
- a CDS encoding ABC transporter ATP-binding protein; the protein is MGTDPDAAVQVQGLVVKRGRTTVFDGLDMRIPRGRITGLLGPSGGGKTTLMRAIVGVQIVAAGSVTVLGEPAGSVALRRRVSYATQGASVYDDLTVEQNLRYAARLLGATASDVSRVMADVDLTAQRTQPAGRLSGGQRSRVSLAVAMLGSPDVLVLDEPTVGLDPVLRQSLWAIFRRLADAGATLIVSSHVMDEAMRCDDVALIHDGSVLTQTTPQGLLQATGATDPDAAFLTLIERGPARAGGHLRREHRRRGRHGGAV
- a CDS encoding MarR family transcriptional regulator, giving the protein MTDRRLAVDAWEALFRAQYEVFQEISNDFDGSGLTQAEYDVMLTVTRCESGARLREVTANMLISQPSVSRLVDRMVSRGLLTKCADPTDGRGAVLQATPEGTAMFRRLATRHGQSIAARMSVLDDDELRQLRDLATKLRGV
- a CDS encoding ABC transporter permease is translated as MNPGRTLATAARVLRQLSHDPRSIALMLVAPSLLVGLFSWLFADREGVFDTFGGPILALFPFVVMFLVTSVTTLRERRSGTLERLMATPLGKGDFILGYALAFGAMAALQAVVTVGFAVGVCGLSVEGPLWQLGLVAVVDAVLGTALGLLASAFARTEFQAVQFMPLLVFPQIILGGLLMPRDEMPDVLYAISDWLPLSYAVDAINAVTAGEEGSDLWGPLLVVVAFAVGFLVLAPLTLRRRTP